From Nocardioides daedukensis, the proteins below share one genomic window:
- a CDS encoding gluconokinase, with translation MPSLVVMGVSGTGKSSVGRGLATALHLDFVEGDDHHPRANIEKMTAGIPLDDDDRRPWLEELAGVLAAAASASKPVVLTCSALKRSYRDQLRRGAPELVFVHLSGTREVLLPRMAGRERHFMPTELLDSQLATLEPLDPDERGVVVDVAPPLEDVIAAALDGIRRETGQSG, from the coding sequence ATGCCCAGCCTGGTGGTCATGGGCGTCTCCGGCACCGGCAAGTCCAGCGTCGGCCGGGGATTGGCCACCGCGCTGCACCTCGACTTCGTGGAGGGCGACGACCACCACCCGCGCGCCAACATCGAGAAGATGACCGCGGGCATTCCCCTCGACGACGATGACCGCCGGCCCTGGCTCGAAGAGCTGGCAGGCGTGCTCGCCGCGGCCGCGAGTGCCTCCAAACCCGTGGTGCTGACCTGCTCGGCGCTCAAGCGCTCCTATCGGGACCAGTTGCGCCGGGGCGCACCCGAGCTGGTCTTCGTGCACCTGTCGGGCACCCGCGAGGTGCTGCTGCCCCGGATGGCCGGACGCGAGCGGCACTTCATGCCGACCGAGCTGCTGGACAGCCAGCTGGCCACGCTCGAGCCGTTGGACCCGGACGAGCGCGGCGTCGTGGTCGATGTGGCCCCGCCGCTCGAGGACGTGATCGCTGCGGCACTCGACGGCATCCGGCGCGAGACCGGTCAGTCAGGCTGA